One genomic segment of Belonocnema kinseyi isolate 2016_QV_RU_SX_M_011 chromosome 2, B_treatae_v1, whole genome shotgun sequence includes these proteins:
- the LOC117167958 gene encoding uncharacterized protein LOC117167958 isoform X2, with the protein MKQTVNRWKQFKAGYTKYRGKLNKYIPSGSARQFPLEPWQYFNDLNFLEKTVAHRK; encoded by the exons A TGAAGCAAACAGTGAACCGATGGAAGCAGTTTAAAGCTGGATATACAAAATACAGaggaaaattaaataagtatATTCCATCTGGATCGGCACGACAATTTCCGCTTGAACCATGgcaatatttcaatgatttaaatttcCTTGAGAAAACTGTCGCTCACCGCAA ATGA
- the LOC117182641 gene encoding uncharacterized protein LOC117182641 — translation MEQQSIMLSPEVEDRYLKILKELKKNFEERFQDFDIIKPIGNYLTNPLMDLEVPYMAELCAQISKLFQIDENKAVREINSLSTASSAGTRCEDFWRHLEFSEYLNLITAFQTLLSINGNTCRCESMFSLMNNIKSKTRSSITDGNLNDVMRLAVTTYTPDIEALAQKMRSYTRMH, via the coding sequence ATGGAACAGCAAAGCATAATGCTATCTCCTGAAGTTGAAGATCGATAtcttaaaattctaaaagaattaaaaaaaaattttgaagaaaggtTTCAAGATTTTGACATTATCAAGCCCATTGGCAATTATTTAACGAACCCGCTAATGGACTTGGAAGTGCCGTATATGGCAGAATTGTGTGCTCAAATATCGAAGCTCTTTCAGATCGATGAGAACAAGGCTGTCAGAGAGATAAATAGCTTATCTACTGCTTCGTCGGCTGGAACGAGATGTGAAGATTTTTGGAGGCACCTGGAATTTTCGGAATATCTAAATCTGATCACCGCCTTCCAGACACTGTTATCTATAAATGGAAATACTTGCCGTTGCGAATCCATGTTTTCTTTAATGAACAATATAAAATCTAAGACCAGATCGAGCATTACTGACGGAAATTTAAATGATGTAATGCGGCTTGCAGTGACAACTTACACTCCTGACATCGAGGCACTTGCGCAAAAAATGCGTTCGTATACCAGGATGCACTGA
- the LOC117167958 gene encoding uncharacterized protein LOC117167958 isoform X1, translating to MKQTVNRWKQFKAGYTKYRGKLNKYIPSGSARQFPLEPWQYFNDLNFLEKTVAHRNFRKVSPNFLCYLGSFCSNTFSNMIYSCIFRSSRKRKNKKKRKQKIKLAHWEGQIRRHLMNICWF from the exons A TGAAGCAAACAGTGAACCGATGGAAGCAGTTTAAAGCTGGATATACAAAATACAGaggaaaattaaataagtatATTCCATCTGGATCGGCACGACAATTTCCGCTTGAACCATGgcaatatttcaatgatttaaatttcCTTGAGAAAACTGTCGCTCACCGCAA TTTCAGGAAAGTTTCACCGAATTTCTTATGCTATCTGGGTAGCTTTTGCAGTAACACGTTTTCAAAT ATGATATATTCCTGCATTTTCCGATCGAGTAGGAAGAGGAAAAACAAGAAGAAGAGAAAGCAGAAGATCAAACTGGCCCATTGGGAGGGACAAATCAGACGACATCTAATGAATATTTGCTGGTTCTGA
- the LOC117168230 gene encoding uncharacterized protein LOC117168230, with the protein MYMMKTFARRNGLTDRQKAFNYRLSRARNFIEDSFGILTARWQILQNRLDYKLETSISIVRALVCLHSFIIADELPQRERNRLNGVPTARGRYREDLVENEIIDEEVNIPADVEEQSETLADYFTLPEGGLR; encoded by the exons ATGTATATGATGAAAACTTTTGCTAGGCGCAATGGCCTTACGGACAGACAAAAGGCCTTCAATTATAG GTTATCTAGAGCCCGAAATTTTATTGAAGACAGTTTTGGAATACTAACAGCGAGATGGCAAATTCTCCAAAATCGATTGGATTATAAATTGGAAACTTCAATATCCATAGTGCGTGCACTTGTATGTCTGCATAGCTTTATCATCGCTGATGAACTCCCGCAACGTGAGCGTAATAGGCTAAATGGTGTTCCTACTGCCCGCGGCAGATACAGAGAGGACCTAGTCGAGAATGAAAtcatcgacgaggaagtgaataTTCCTGCCGACGTTGAAGAACAAAGCGAAACATTGGCGGATTATTTTACGTTGCCGGAAGGTGGACTTCGTTAA